One genomic window of Cinclus cinclus chromosome 6, bCinCin1.1, whole genome shotgun sequence includes the following:
- the LYVE1 gene encoding lymphatic vessel endothelial hyaluronic acid receptor 1: protein MANYLGVTSAVSFIWVMTFLAQNYFVTGSINSPCRIKGIGIYLDQKANFSEASNGCNQFNLQLASKKQVEEALKHGFETCNYGWVKDGFAVIPRITSNQKCGQGKTGIAKWNANRDKKFHLYCFNSSDVQINSCQPDPTTTFPSSTASRNFTAYSASDLTENITAVPTVTVTESEEFLKKRFRVICVTETILPTEGPTTPVPEEHLPTDFPKHTPHLAFKNDAVVFGGIPTALLVLAIFFFIISVVLAVCYIKKYKKTFPFLNKNQQKETVVTTALKETKSNDQTPEKETQNNGNKVEECKTKPEPTVKCLEAEV, encoded by the exons GCTCCATTAATTCACCTTGCAGGATCAAGGGTATAGGAATTTATCTTGATCAGAAAGCTAATTTCTCAGAAGCGAGTAATGGATGTAATCAATTCAATCTACAGCTGGCAAGCAAAAAACAAGTTGAGGAGGCTCTGAAACATGGCTTTGAAACATGCAA CTATGGATGGGTGAAAGATGGATTTGCTGTTATTCCCCGAATAACATCCAACCAGAAATGTGGTCAAGGAAAAACTGGAATAGCAAAATGGAATGCTAACAGGGATAAAAAATTTCATCTCTACTGCTTCAATTCCTCAG aTGTCCAGATTAATTCATGTCAACCAGACCCAACTACCACATTTCCTTCATCAACTGCATCAAGGAACTTCACTGCATATTCAGCCTCTGATTTGACTGAGAACATCACAGCAGTGCCCACTGTGACTGTGACTGAGTCAGAAGAATTCCTGAAAAAGAGATTTCGTGTCATATGTGTGACTGAAACCATCTTACCAACAGAGGGGCCCACCACACCAGTGCCAGAGGAGCATTTGCCCACTGACTTTCCCAAGCATACTCCCCACCTGGCTTTTAAGAATGATGCTGTTGTATTTGGAG GTATCCCCACTGCACTTCTTGTACTGGCAATCTTCTTCTTCATTATTTCAGTTGTTCTAGCAGTCTGTTATATCAAAAA gtaCAAGAAAACCTTCCCATTTTTAAACAAGAATcagcaaaaagaaacagttGTAACTACTGCTCTCAAAGAGACAAAATCAAACGACCAAACACCTGAGAAGGAAACCCAGAATAATGGAAATAAGGTAGAAGAGTGTAAAACTAAGCCTGAGCCCACAGTAAAATGTCTAGAAGCAGAAGTTTAA